From Mycolicibacterium nivoides, a single genomic window includes:
- a CDS encoding protein kinase domain-containing protein, which yields MCPVEQQSDPLVGAMLDGRYRVDTPIATGGMSTVYRGLDVRLDRPVALKVMDSRYSGDSHFLTRFGREAKAVARLKDPGLVAVYDQGGGGPGGQPPFLVMELIEGGTLRELLAERGPMPPHAVAAVLAPVLGGLAVAHRAGLVHRDIKPENVLISDDGEVKIADFGLVRAVAEAKITSTSVILGTAAYLSPEQVSTGDADPRSDVYAVGILTYELLTGATPFTGDSALTVAYQRMDNDVPAPSSVIAGVPTQFDRLVRRATARDAGQRFADANDMRAELLQIVDDLGLPAFRVPAPQYSAQHLAATRVHDLGEPDGAGVEATTLVTAAPTSPPAPPVAPAPRQPTREITRDQHDWAPVPADPAEYSLGAGQFAGIELSEFYWARQRAKRVLAFWVIAILTLTGLVAAAAWTLGSNVGALF from the coding sequence ATGTGTCCGGTGGAGCAGCAATCGGATCCACTCGTCGGCGCCATGCTCGACGGGCGCTATCGCGTGGACACGCCCATCGCCACCGGTGGCATGTCCACGGTCTACCGTGGCCTCGACGTCCGTCTGGACCGTCCCGTGGCGCTGAAGGTGATGGACTCCCGCTACAGCGGTGACAGCCATTTCCTGACCAGGTTCGGCCGCGAGGCCAAGGCCGTGGCCCGGTTGAAGGATCCCGGTTTGGTGGCGGTCTACGACCAGGGCGGAGGAGGCCCTGGTGGTCAGCCGCCGTTCCTGGTGATGGAACTGATCGAGGGCGGCACACTTCGCGAACTGCTGGCCGAACGCGGCCCCATGCCCCCGCACGCGGTCGCCGCCGTCCTGGCACCGGTGCTCGGCGGCCTCGCGGTGGCCCACCGGGCCGGGCTGGTGCACCGCGATATCAAGCCCGAGAACGTGCTGATTTCCGATGACGGCGAGGTGAAGATCGCCGACTTCGGTCTGGTGCGTGCCGTCGCCGAGGCCAAGATCACATCGACCAGCGTGATCCTTGGCACGGCCGCCTACCTGTCCCCCGAGCAGGTCAGCACCGGCGATGCCGACCCACGCAGCGATGTGTACGCCGTCGGCATCCTCACCTACGAACTGCTCACCGGCGCCACGCCGTTCACCGGCGACTCGGCACTCACGGTGGCCTACCAGCGCATGGACAATGACGTGCCCGCACCCAGTTCGGTAATCGCTGGGGTGCCAACACAATTCGACCGGCTCGTGCGCCGGGCCACCGCACGCGACGCGGGGCAGCGATTCGCCGACGCCAACGACATGCGGGCCGAACTGCTCCAGATCGTCGACGACCTCGGCCTGCCCGCGTTCCGGGTGCCCGCACCGCAGTATTCGGCGCAGCACCTGGCCGCCACCCGCGTGCATGATCTCGGGGAACCTGACGGTGCCGGTGTCGAGGCCACCACGCTCGTGACGGCCGCACCGACCTCCCCGCCGGCACCCCCGGTGGCCCCTGCGCCGCGCCAGCCCACTCGTGAGATCACCCGGGACCAGCACGACTGGGCACCGGTCCCAGCCGATCCCGCTGAATACTCTCTCGGCGCAGGCCAATTCGCCGGTATCGAGCTGAGCGAGTTCTACTGGGCCCGCCAGCGCGCCAAACGGGTGCTCGCATTCTGGGTGATCGCGATACTCACGTTGACCGGCCTGGTCGCGGCCGCAGCCTGGACGCTCGGCAGCAACGTCGGCGCGCTGTTCTAG
- a CDS encoding ArsA family ATPase — MTSSTPARISLFVGKGGVGKSTLAAATAVRDAASGRRVLIVSTDQAHSTGDVLGITLAPTGQRAPTRVLSDLETGLTDAGGVLDALALDTLALLGARWVETAGPLAARFPESDLGDVAPEELSALPGIQEVLGLHEVGELAESGRWDHVVVDCASTADALRMLTLPETFGLYLERAWPRHRRLSGSQDAVSAAIVTLIERVDSGIRRLGTLLTDGSRVSAHLVLTPERVVAAEASRTLGSLALMGVEVAEIIVNQILVQDDSFEYQNLPAHPAFDWYTERIAEQQTVLDELDAAIGDVQLVLVPHVPGEPIGAKALGELIDSARRRDGSPPPGPLRPIVDRESGSGLEAVYRMRLELPQIDSAGLTLGRVDDDLIIGVAGMRRRVRLASVLRRCIVTDAQLRGSELTVRFRPNPEVWPA; from the coding sequence GTTCGCGACGCCGCGTCCGGCCGGCGGGTGCTGATCGTGTCCACCGATCAGGCCCATTCCACGGGCGACGTCCTCGGGATCACGCTCGCTCCCACAGGTCAGCGGGCCCCTACCCGGGTGCTCAGCGATCTTGAAACCGGACTGACCGACGCGGGCGGTGTCCTGGACGCGCTCGCACTCGACACCCTGGCCCTGCTCGGCGCGCGCTGGGTCGAGACGGCCGGCCCGCTGGCGGCCCGTTTCCCCGAGTCTGATCTGGGAGATGTTGCCCCCGAAGAACTTTCGGCGCTACCGGGCATCCAGGAAGTGCTCGGGCTGCACGAGGTGGGCGAGCTCGCCGAATCCGGGCGTTGGGATCACGTGGTGGTGGACTGCGCCTCGACCGCCGATGCCCTGCGGATGCTGACGCTTCCGGAGACCTTCGGCCTGTACCTGGAGCGGGCCTGGCCGCGGCACCGCCGGCTGTCGGGCTCCCAGGATGCGGTGAGTGCGGCCATCGTGACCCTGATCGAACGCGTCGACTCCGGTATCCGCCGGCTCGGCACCTTGCTCACCGACGGGTCCCGGGTGAGTGCGCATCTGGTGCTCACCCCCGAGCGGGTGGTGGCGGCCGAGGCCTCGAGAACCCTGGGATCGCTTGCCCTGATGGGCGTCGAGGTCGCCGAGATCATCGTCAATCAGATTTTGGTGCAGGATGATTCGTTCGAGTACCAGAATCTTCCGGCGCACCCGGCGTTCGACTGGTACACCGAGCGGATCGCCGAGCAGCAGACGGTGCTCGACGAACTCGATGCCGCGATCGGCGATGTGCAGCTGGTGCTCGTGCCGCACGTGCCGGGGGAACCGATCGGCGCCAAGGCGTTGGGGGAGCTGATCGACAGTGCGCGACGGCGTGACGGGTCGCCGCCTCCGGGTCCGCTGCGTCCCATCGTCGACCGCGAGTCGGGGTCTGGACTCGAAGCTGTGTACCGAATGCGGCTAGAGTTGCCGCAGATCGATTCGGCCGGCCTCACGCTCGGTCGCGTAGATGATGACTTGATCATCGGTGTCGCGGGAATGCGGCGCCGGGTGCGGTTGGCCTCTGTCCTGCGTCGGTGCATCGTGACAGACGCGCAACTGCGGGGTAGCGAGCTGACGGTACGTTTTCGTCCGAATCCGGAGGTGTGGCCGGCATGA
- a CDS encoding polyadenylate-specific 3'-exoribonuclease AS, with the protein MRYFYDTEFIDDGRTIELISIGVAAEDGREYYAISTEFNPDRAGRWVRKHVLPKLPSPSSQLWRSRRQIRSELEDFFDIDGDEPIELWAWVGAYDHVVLCQLWGPMTDLPPAMPRFTRELRQFWEERGSPRMPARPTEAHDALVDARHNLHRFQLMTGVDLTPARDRGITQP; encoded by the coding sequence ATGCGCTACTTCTATGACACCGAGTTCATCGACGACGGTCGCACCATCGAGCTGATCTCGATCGGCGTGGCCGCCGAGGACGGCCGCGAGTACTACGCGATCTCGACAGAGTTCAATCCGGACCGGGCGGGTCGCTGGGTGCGCAAGCACGTGCTGCCCAAACTTCCGTCTCCGTCCTCGCAGCTGTGGCGATCACGCCGGCAGATCCGGTCGGAGCTGGAGGACTTCTTCGACATCGACGGCGACGAGCCGATCGAGTTGTGGGCCTGGGTCGGCGCTTACGACCATGTGGTGCTGTGCCAGCTGTGGGGCCCGATGACCGATCTGCCTCCGGCGATGCCGCGGTTCACCCGTGAGCTGCGCCAGTTCTGGGAGGAGCGCGGATCGCCGCGGATGCCCGCCCGGCCGACCGAAGCGCACGATGCGCTGGTCGACGCGCGGCACAACCTGCACCGGTTCCAGCTGATGACGGGTGTGGACCTCACACCCGCGCGAGATCGTGGCATAACACAGCCCTGA
- a CDS encoding glycosyltransferase 87 family protein → MSKRQSPGGAGWAPTIGWRLFQLLTVAGLILVGWRLLGNVPYRIDIDVYRMGGRAWLDNQALYADGAIFHTQGGLDLPFTYPPLAAIMFAPFAWLSLPAASVAITATTLALLVVSIVIVLTRLNVWPETTITSEPAWLRRCWLATALVVPAVFWLEPIRSNFEFGQINVVLMTLVVADCVPRRTPWPRGVLLGLAIALKLTPAVFLLYFLLRRDVHTLLRTAAAAVVATIAGFVLAWTDSIEYWTETVRNTDRIGTATLNTNQNIAGTLARLGLSEGPRFLLWVALCFAVLALTVWAARRVLRSGTDEAPVVALICVAMFGLVVSPVSWSHHWVWSLPTLLVTGVLAYRMRQTHLASLYLAAVTVIGLALMVWTPIALLTPHHETAASVVRQLAGDSYLWWALAVIVVIGAVSTSKAANTTPVTATPLVPLSGGETS, encoded by the coding sequence ATGAGTAAGCGGCAGTCGCCCGGCGGGGCTGGTTGGGCACCGACGATCGGGTGGCGGCTTTTTCAGTTGCTCACAGTGGCCGGGTTGATCCTGGTCGGCTGGCGGCTACTGGGCAACGTGCCTTATCGCATCGACATCGACGTGTACCGGATGGGCGGACGGGCCTGGTTGGACAACCAGGCGCTGTACGCCGACGGCGCGATTTTCCACACCCAGGGCGGCCTCGACCTGCCGTTCACCTATCCCCCGCTCGCGGCGATCATGTTCGCGCCGTTCGCCTGGCTGTCGTTGCCCGCAGCGAGTGTGGCGATCACCGCCACCACGCTGGCGCTCCTGGTCGTCTCGATCGTCATCGTGCTCACCCGGCTGAACGTGTGGCCGGAGACCACGATCACCTCGGAGCCGGCCTGGCTGCGTCGCTGCTGGCTGGCGACCGCGCTGGTGGTGCCGGCGGTCTTCTGGCTGGAGCCGATCCGGTCGAACTTCGAGTTCGGCCAGATCAACGTGGTGCTGATGACGCTAGTGGTCGCCGATTGCGTACCGCGCCGGACGCCGTGGCCACGCGGTGTGCTGCTGGGCCTGGCGATCGCCCTCAAGCTCACTCCCGCGGTCTTCCTTCTGTACTTCCTGCTGCGCCGCGACGTCCACACTCTGCTGCGGACCGCCGCGGCCGCAGTGGTGGCGACCATCGCCGGATTCGTGCTGGCCTGGACCGACTCGATCGAGTACTGGACCGAGACGGTGCGCAACACCGACCGGATCGGGACTGCCACGCTCAACACCAACCAGAACATCGCGGGCACGCTGGCCCGGCTCGGCCTGTCCGAGGGGCCGCGGTTCCTGTTGTGGGTGGCCCTCTGCTTCGCGGTGCTGGCCCTGACGGTCTGGGCGGCCCGGCGGGTCCTGCGCTCCGGAACCGATGAGGCCCCTGTGGTCGCACTGATCTGTGTGGCGATGTTCGGCCTGGTGGTGTCGCCCGTGTCGTGGTCGCATCACTGGGTCTGGTCACTGCCCACCCTGTTGGTGACCGGTGTGCTCGCCTACCGGATGCGCCAGACGCACCTGGCGTCGCTGTATCTGGCCGCGGTGACGGTGATCGGCCTGGCCTTGATGGTGTGGACGCCCATCGCGCTGTTGACCCCCCATCACGAGACCGCGGCGTCGGTGGTGCGGCAGCTGGCCGGCGATTCCTACCTGTGGTGGGCGCTGGCGGTCATCGTCGTCATCGGCGCCGTGTCGACTTCCAAGGCCGCCAACACGACCCCGGTGACCGCTACCCCGCTGGTGCCGCTCAGCGGCGGCGAAACGTCCTAA
- a CDS encoding Rv2175c family DNA-binding protein yields MSSIPAADDVLDPDEAVYDLPTVSDLLGIPVTKVHQQLRDGQLIAVRRNRVLVVPKLFFDDNGHVVKPLPGLLVVLRDGGYHDTEIVRWLFTPDESLTVTTDGSAERVPNARPVDALHSHQAREVLRRAQALAY; encoded by the coding sequence GTGAGCAGTATTCCAGCGGCCGATGACGTATTGGACCCCGACGAGGCCGTCTACGACCTACCGACGGTGTCGGATTTGCTCGGCATTCCGGTCACCAAGGTGCACCAACAGCTGCGCGACGGACAGCTGATCGCGGTGCGCCGCAACCGTGTCCTGGTGGTGCCGAAGCTCTTCTTCGATGACAACGGCCATGTGGTCAAGCCGCTGCCCGGACTGCTGGTCGTCCTGCGTGACGGCGGCTACCACGACACCGAGATCGTGCGCTGGTTGTTCACCCCGGACGAATCGCTGACGGTCACCACCGACGGCAGCGCCGAGCGGGTGCCCAATGCCCGGCCGGTCGACGCACTGCATTCCCACCAGGCACGCGAGGTGCTGCGCCGCGCGCAGGCGCTAGCCTACTGA
- a CDS encoding lysophospholipid acyltransferase family protein, whose amino-acid sequence MWYWLFKYILLGPVLAVLGRPKITGLEHVPTDGPAILASNHLAVMDSFYLPLVVSRRITFLAKQEYFTGTGIKGRFLAWFYTVVGQVPIDRTDADSAQAALTTAKRILGEGKLLGMYPEGTRSPDGRLYKGKTGLARLALETGVPVIPVAMVGTDVVNPPGSKGLRFGRVEVRFGKPMDFSRFDGLAGNRFIERAVIDEVMYDLMDLSGQEYVDIYAAAIKESAQQTNGQSVDASKPASRLPHAAAG is encoded by the coding sequence ATGTGGTATTGGCTGTTCAAGTACATCCTGTTGGGCCCCGTGCTGGCCGTCCTCGGCCGGCCCAAAATCACTGGGCTGGAACATGTTCCGACCGACGGTCCGGCGATCCTGGCCAGTAATCACCTGGCGGTGATGGATAGTTTCTACCTGCCGCTGGTGGTCAGCCGCCGCATCACCTTCCTGGCCAAACAGGAGTACTTCACCGGTACCGGGATCAAGGGCCGGTTCCTGGCCTGGTTCTACACCGTCGTCGGCCAGGTGCCGATCGACCGCACCGACGCGGATTCGGCGCAGGCGGCTCTGACCACCGCCAAGCGCATCCTGGGCGAGGGCAAGCTGCTCGGCATGTACCCCGAGGGCACCCGCTCACCGGACGGCCGCCTCTACAAGGGCAAGACCGGATTGGCCAGGTTGGCCCTGGAGACCGGTGTGCCGGTGATCCCGGTGGCCATGGTCGGCACCGACGTCGTCAACCCGCCGGGGTCGAAGGGGCTGCGGTTCGGCCGGGTCGAGGTCAGGTTCGGCAAGCCCATGGACTTCAGCCGGTTCGACGGCCTGGCAGGTAACCGCTTCATCGAGCGCGCGGTGATCGACGAGGTGATGTACGACCTGATGGACCTGTCCGGCCAGGAGTACGTCGACATCTACGCGGCCGCGATCAAAGAGAGCGCCCAGCAGACCAACGGCCAGTCGGTCGACGCGAGCAAGCCCGCGTCCCGGCTGCCGCACGCCGCAGCGGGTTAG
- a CDS encoding class II 3-deoxy-7-phosphoheptulonate synthase — translation MNWTVDIPIDQLPPLPPLTDELRQRLDVALAKPAVQQPSWDPEAAKAMRTVLESVPPVTVPSEIEKLKGLLSDVAQGKAFLLQGGDCAETFVDNTEPHIRANIRTLLQMAVVLTYGASMPVVKVARIAGQYAKPRSSDLDALGLRSYRGDMVNGFAPDASVREHDPSRLVRAYANASAAMNLVRALTSSGLASLHLVHDWNREFVRTSPAGARYEALAGEIDRGLKFMSACGVADRNLQTAEIFASHEALVIDYERAMLRLSDPAENPDGPAKLYDQSAHYLWIGERTRQLDGAHVALAEVIANPIGIKLGPTTTPELAVEYVERLDPNNEPGRLTLVTRMGNNKVRDLLPPIIEKVQATGHQVIWQCDPMHGNTHESSTGYKTRHFDRIVDEVQGFFEVHHALGTHPGGIHVEITGENVTECLGGAQDISDDDLAGRYETACDPRLNTQQSLELAFLVAEMLRS, via the coding sequence GTGAACTGGACCGTCGACATCCCCATCGACCAGCTGCCGCCACTTCCTCCGCTGACCGACGAGCTGCGTCAACGGCTCGATGTGGCGCTGGCCAAGCCGGCCGTCCAGCAACCCAGCTGGGACCCCGAGGCGGCCAAGGCCATGCGCACCGTGCTGGAGAGCGTGCCGCCGGTCACCGTGCCCTCGGAAATCGAGAAGCTGAAGGGCCTGCTGTCCGACGTCGCGCAGGGCAAGGCGTTCCTGCTGCAGGGCGGTGACTGTGCCGAGACCTTCGTCGACAACACCGAGCCGCACATCCGGGCGAACATTCGCACGCTGCTGCAGATGGCTGTGGTGTTGACCTACGGCGCCAGCATGCCGGTGGTGAAGGTGGCGCGTATCGCGGGCCAGTACGCCAAGCCGCGGTCGTCGGATCTCGACGCGCTGGGACTGAGGTCCTACCGCGGTGACATGGTCAACGGCTTCGCTCCCGACGCCTCGGTCCGTGAGCACGATCCGTCGCGGCTGGTGCGCGCCTACGCCAACGCCAGCGCCGCGATGAACCTGGTCCGCGCGCTGACCTCGTCCGGATTGGCATCTCTGCACCTGGTGCACGACTGGAACCGTGAATTCGTCCGGACCTCGCCCGCGGGCGCCCGCTACGAGGCGTTGGCCGGGGAGATCGACCGGGGCCTGAAGTTCATGTCCGCGTGTGGGGTGGCCGACCGCAATCTGCAGACCGCCGAGATCTTCGCCAGCCACGAGGCGCTGGTGATCGATTACGAGCGCGCGATGCTGCGGCTGTCCGACCCGGCCGAGAACCCGGACGGACCGGCCAAGCTGTACGACCAGTCGGCGCACTACCTGTGGATCGGCGAACGGACGCGTCAGCTCGACGGCGCCCACGTGGCGTTGGCCGAGGTGATCGCCAACCCGATCGGCATCAAGCTGGGGCCGACGACGACGCCCGAACTCGCCGTCGAGTACGTCGAGCGGCTGGATCCCAACAACGAGCCGGGCCGGCTGACGCTCGTGACGCGGATGGGCAACAACAAGGTCCGCGACCTACTGCCGCCGATCATCGAGAAGGTCCAGGCGACGGGCCATCAGGTGATCTGGCAGTGCGACCCCATGCACGGCAACACCCACGAGTCCTCGACCGGGTACAAGACCCGTCACTTCGATCGCATCGTCGACGAGGTGCAGGGGTTCTTCGAGGTGCATCACGCGCTGGGCACCCACCCCGGCGGCATCCACGTCGAGATCACCGGCGAGAACGTCACCGAATGTCTCGGTGGGGCGCAGGACATCTCCGATGACGACCTGGCCGGCCGTTACGAGACCGCATGCGATCCGCGGCTCAACACCCAGCAGAGCCTGGAGCTGGCGTTCCTCGTCGCCGAGATGCTGCGCAGCTAG
- a CDS encoding alpha-(1->6)-mannopyranosyltransferase A: MTPLPTETPSTGVAQHISRLAAFAVSAEARPARLGCLGAALLTIGGLGAGSTRLHDPLLESLHLSWLRFGHGLVLSSILLWAGVAVMLIAWIWLGRRVIDGTATEYTMVATTGFWLAPLLLSVPLFSRDTYSYLAQGALLRDGFDPYVVGPVENPNSLLDNVSPIWTTTTAPYGPAFILVAKFVTILVGDDVVAGTMLLRLCMLPGLLLLIWAAPRVARHVGANGAASLWICVLNPLVIVHLMGGVHNEMLMVGLMMAAIALTFAGRPVIGVSLIAIAVAVKATAGLALPFLVWVWMRQLREQRDMPAVRAFAAATAASVLIFVAVFAVISVLAGVGLGWLTALAGSVKIINWLTVPTAAANLINAIGGLLFPVNFYAVLEVARIIGILTIVIALPLLWWRYRHTDREALTGITLAMVVVVLFVPAALPWYYTWPLAVAAALIQTRPAIAAVAGFSTWIMVMWKPDGAHGMYSWAHVLLTTACAVVAWYSLYRAPEAPAEAEAQNQPSVG, encoded by the coding sequence ATGACACCCTTGCCAACCGAGACCCCGAGCACCGGGGTCGCGCAACACATCTCGCGTCTGGCCGCATTCGCGGTGTCCGCCGAAGCCCGACCGGCCCGGCTGGGTTGCCTGGGCGCGGCCCTGCTGACCATCGGCGGGCTCGGCGCGGGCAGCACCCGGCTGCACGACCCGCTCCTGGAGTCACTGCACCTGTCCTGGTTGCGGTTCGGGCACGGCCTGGTGCTGTCCTCGATCCTGCTGTGGGCCGGCGTCGCCGTGATGCTGATCGCCTGGATCTGGCTGGGCCGACGCGTGATCGACGGCACCGCGACCGAATACACCATGGTGGCCACCACCGGTTTCTGGCTCGCGCCGCTGCTGCTGAGCGTGCCGCTGTTCAGCCGCGACACCTACTCCTACCTGGCCCAGGGAGCGCTGCTGCGCGACGGCTTCGACCCCTATGTCGTGGGTCCGGTGGAGAATCCGAACTCCTTGCTGGACAACGTGAGTCCGATTTGGACGACCACAACCGCGCCCTACGGGCCGGCGTTCATCCTGGTGGCGAAGTTCGTCACGATCCTGGTGGGCGACGACGTAGTGGCCGGCACCATGCTGCTGCGGCTGTGCATGCTGCCCGGTCTGCTGTTGCTGATCTGGGCCGCGCCACGCGTGGCCCGCCATGTCGGCGCCAACGGGGCTGCGTCACTGTGGATCTGCGTGCTCAATCCGCTGGTGATCGTGCACCTGATGGGCGGCGTGCACAACGAGATGCTGATGGTCGGCCTGATGATGGCCGCGATCGCACTGACCTTCGCCGGCCGGCCGGTGATCGGAGTCAGCCTCATCGCGATAGCCGTCGCGGTCAAAGCGACCGCCGGGCTTGCGTTGCCGTTCCTGGTCTGGGTGTGGATGCGCCAACTGCGGGAACAGCGGGACATGCCTGCGGTGCGCGCATTCGCGGCCGCCACCGCCGCTTCGGTTCTGATCTTCGTGGCGGTGTTCGCGGTCATCTCCGTGCTTGCGGGCGTTGGTCTGGGCTGGCTGACGGCGCTGGCCGGCTCGGTCAAGATCATCAACTGGCTGACAGTGCCCACCGCGGCCGCCAACCTCATCAATGCCATTGGCGGCCTGCTTTTTCCGGTCAATTTCTACGCTGTGCTCGAGGTCGCCCGCATCATCGGCATCCTCACCATCGTCATCGCGTTGCCGTTGCTGTGGTGGCGCTACCGGCACACCGACCGCGAAGCCCTGACCGGTATCACCCTGGCCATGGTGGTGGTCGTGCTGTTCGTACCGGCCGCGCTGCCCTGGTACTACACCTGGCCGCTGGCGGTGGCCGCCGCGCTGATCCAGACCCGGCCGGCCATCGCCGCAGTCGCCGGATTCTCCACCTGGATCATGGTGATGTGGAAACCCGATGGGGCGCACGGCATGTACTCGTGGGCCCATGTCCTTCTCACCACGGCGTGCGCCGTGGTGGCGTGGTACTCGCTCTACCGCGCACCCGAGGCGCCGGCTGAGGCCGAGGCTCAGAACCAGCCGTCAGTAGGCTAG